CGGACGCCATGAACTTCTTCTGCGCGGCGACCGTGCCCGCCCGCTCCAGCTCGGCCAGCTGCCGGAGCTGCTCGGCACTGAGCGAGGCGAGCAGCTCCTCGACATCCGCCAGCCGCTTCTGTACGCCGTCCCGCGCCTTCTTCTGCCGCTCGGCGAGGGTGAGTTGACCGTCGAGGGCCTTGCGTGCCGCCCGCGCCAGCGCATCGCTGCGCTTCTCATTCCCCTCCAACCGCTGCACACTCGCGGCCCGCTCCTGCGACAGCTGCCGGATCACATGCCCCTCGTCGAGCGCGTGCTGCGGATCGCGGGCGAGCAGGAGGCGTACGTACGAGGAGATCTCGCTGCTGTTCTGGTACTGCTGCCGGGCCAGCCGCCCGGCGACCCCCCGGCTGTCGTGCAGGGAGAGCCGCGCCTTGGCGAGGTCGCCGTCGATCCGCGCGACCTCGGCGCGCTGCGTCTTCAGCTTCTCCTCGGTCGCGTTGTACGTCTCACTGGCCTGCTCGGCCTCCCGGTACAGCCGCTGAAGATCCGTCAGGAGCGCGCCGACCGACCGCCCCTCGGGCTCCGGGGCGCCCACGGCGGGCACGGGCGCGAGGGCGACGCCGGCCGCCACCGCCGCCGTACACACCAGACGCAGAAGCCTTCCTGACACGCCATCACCTCCGGTGCGGGGCGGCCTCTCCACCCCGTACCGCGAGCATCAGACGTTCCCGCGCGCAGCGCGCGCGGGCGGTGGGCGGTTCGGCCCAAGGACGTCACTCGTCGGCGGCATCCGGAGTGGCGCCCGGCGCGCCGCCGTGCTCGGCGCCCTTCCTGGTGTCCGGCTTGGACCAGGGCCACTTCAGCCCGCCGTCACCCTTCCCCTCGGGGTCGTAGACGTACTTCCACCCCTGATGCAGCCCGAGCCGCCGGCTCTGCCTGGCCTGCACACGCCGGTAGACGAGCACGGTCGGGGGCCCGCCGTCCGCGGCCGGGACGGGAACCCGG
Above is a genomic segment from Streptomyces sp. R21 containing:
- a CDS encoding NlpC/P60 family protein, with translation MSGRLLRLVCTAAVAAGVALAPVPAVGAPEPEGRSVGALLTDLQRLYREAEQASETYNATEEKLKTQRAEVARIDGDLAKARLSLHDSRGVAGRLARQQYQNSSEISSYVRLLLARDPQHALDEGHVIRQLSQERAASVQRLEGNEKRSDALARAARKALDGQLTLAERQKKARDGVQKRLADVEELLASLSAEQLRQLAELERAGTVAAQKKFMASGALSSERAPSREGDAALRYAVQQIGKPYEWGAEGPASYDCSGLTSQAWDHAGQAIPRTSQEQWAELPRIRLGELRPGDLVIYFPEATHVALYLGDGMVVQAPRPGAKVKVSPIAANPVLGAVRPDPGGEPLRRYTPPKLPEHALDGADEGYAPVTEPR